Proteins found in one Pseudomonadota bacterium genomic segment:
- a CDS encoding PEGA domain-containing protein, with protein sequence MGSLERTHRALVALALAGAAAFGTAAVAAEETEDVAAKEARAHYQQGVELYEAGKFDQASVAFERAYEIRPHFKILWNIAQVENELGHYAAAHAAYSRYLEGGGGEIPAERRAEADAEIARLGTLVGTVAVESGVDGATVFVDGKKRGTTPLAGPIPLDLGDHEISVRLEAEELHREVVRVAGGRRVVVTVAAGGTRDDGAGSPDRAAENGRRVWTWVALGVGAAAGIAGGVLGGVALSKKNEIDGSCVAGQCPPRYEDDADRVERLALGADILFGVAAAGVITGVVLFFVEPKMGSEERTVVAPVVSNDAAGLAVVGRF encoded by the coding sequence ATGGGCTCTCTCGAACGAACTCACCGCGCGCTCGTCGCGCTTGCGCTCGCCGGGGCGGCGGCCTTCGGGACCGCCGCGGTCGCCGCGGAGGAAACCGAGGACGTCGCGGCAAAGGAGGCCCGGGCGCACTACCAGCAGGGCGTGGAGCTCTACGAGGCCGGCAAGTTCGATCAGGCCTCGGTCGCGTTCGAGCGGGCGTACGAGATCCGCCCGCACTTCAAGATCCTGTGGAACATCGCGCAGGTCGAGAACGAGCTCGGGCACTACGCGGCCGCCCACGCGGCCTACTCCCGCTACCTGGAGGGAGGGGGTGGCGAGATCCCCGCGGAGCGCCGCGCCGAGGCCGACGCGGAGATCGCGCGGCTCGGCACCCTGGTCGGCACGGTGGCCGTGGAGTCCGGCGTCGACGGCGCCACGGTGTTCGTGGACGGCAAGAAGCGGGGGACGACGCCGCTCGCGGGCCCGATCCCTCTCGATCTGGGCGATCACGAGATCTCCGTCCGGCTCGAAGCCGAGGAGCTCCACCGCGAGGTCGTCCGGGTGGCGGGCGGCCGGCGGGTCGTCGTGACCGTGGCGGCGGGCGGGACGCGGGACGACGGCGCAGGCTCGCCCGATCGGGCGGCCGAGAACGGGCGGCGCGTCTGGACGTGGGTCGCCCTGGGGGTCGGCGCGGCGGCCGGAATCGCGGGCGGCGTCCTGGGCGGAGTCGCGCTGTCGAAGAAGAACGAAATCGACGGGAGCTGCGTCGCCGGGCAGTGCCCGCCCCGGTATGAGGACGACGCCGACCGGGTGGAACGCCTGGCCCTGGGCGCGGACATCCTGTTCGGGGTGGCGGCGGCCGGGGTGATCACGGGCGTCGTCCTGTTCTTCGTCGAGCCCAAAATGGGATCCGAGGAACGAACCGTCGTGGCCCCCGTGGTCTCCAACGATGCGGCCGGTCTCGCGGTCGTCGGGAGGTTCTAG